CGGAATCGAGATAAAGCCGCTCCCCCAGCGCGCCCACAGTCACGCCGTCCTCCTCCCACAAGGCCAGCATGGCGAGATATTGCGGATAGGTCAGCCCGATTTCCGCCAGCAGCGGCTTGTAGAGCTTCGTCATCAGCAGCGACGAGGAATAAAGCGCAAAGCAGAGCTGGTTCTCGAGGAGAAGGGGATTGTCGGACTTGGCCATCGGGTGTTCCTTGCGTCACATTCCCCCAATATGGGCGCGATTAGCGATGACGCAATGGAATTGTGCAGTAGGAGAGGAGCAGCGAGTGCGGGACAGGAAGCATCGCCCCAAACAAAAGTGTCACCCCGGCGAAAGCCGGGGCCCATGGGCATCGGCCCGGCATAAAGGCGTTGGATGAAAACCGCAGACAGGCCCATGAATCCCGGCTTTCGCCGGGATGACATTGGAGGATAGGCTCTCTCACGCTCCGTCGAACAGCGCCAGCGTCCGTTCCAGCGCCAGTTCCGCCGATGCCTTGTCGTAATTGTTGCGGCGGTCCGAATTGAAGCCGTGGTCGGCGTCGTAGACATAGACCTTCACTTCGGGATGCGCGGCGTCGATGCGGCGCACGTCTTCCATCGGGATGCCGTGGTCCTTCTCGCCGAAATGGCAGATCGTCGGACATTTCGGGGTCTCGCCGATGAAGTCCTTGATTGCGCCGCCGTAATAGCAGGACGCGGCGTCGAGGCCGCTCGCGCGGCAGGCCGCCACCCAGCTCACCGTGCCGCCATAGCAATAGCCGGTGATGAAGACCTTCTCGCAGCCATCGGCGCGCAGCTTGTCGATGCACATCTGCGCGTCGAGCACCGTGTTCTCGTAAGGGTTCTTTGCGCGCAGTTCGAGCGACTTCTGGATATCCGCCTGCTCGTAGGTCGCCTGGAAGTCCTTCACGTGCCGGTCATAGAGCTGCGGCGCCAGCACGTCATAGCCGCGCGCGGCATATTCGTCGCAGAGATCCTTGATGTGATCGGTGACGCCGAAGATTTCCATGATGAGAACGAGTCCAGCCTTCTTGCCGTTCGGGCGCGTGCCCTCCGCCTTCACGTGGTAGCAGAGGATGTCCGCTCCGTCGCCGCTCTTCAGCGTGATCGTCTTGCCCTTGTGCGCCATGGCCTGTCTCTCCCTATTTCGGTTTCGGTCGTTTCTGTTCGCAAATTCATTTGGCGGGATTGCGGCGCTGCACCAGTCCCTGTCCGGTGAATGTCAGCACCGTCTCGCCGTTCTGGTTCACGCCCACATTGTGGCTTCTGACGATGCCCCAGTCCGGCCGCGACCGCATGTCCAGCTTCTCGCTCACCGTCGAGGAATAGCTGATGCGGTCGCCGGGGCGCACGGGCGTCGGCCATTTGAGATCGAGGAACCCGGGGGAGGGGCCGCCCGCCGGCGGCTTGCGGCCGTCGGCATCCGCCGGTTCCTCGCGTCCCGTCCGCGCGCGGATCATCATCTTCATCCATGTCGCCGTCGTGTGCCAGCCGCTCGCGACGAGCCCGCCGAAGGGGCCTGCCTTGGCGGCTTCCGGATCGGTATGGAAAACCTGAGGATCGTATTTCCTCGCGAAGGCGACGATCTCCTCCTCGGTGAAGGTATAGGTGCCGAGTTCCGTCCGCGTGCCGACTTCAATATCCTCGAACCAGGGCATCAGTTTGCCTCCCCAGCCGGATGGCGGCGGCCATACATCGCCCAGCCGATCGAGGTCAGCACCACCTCGTCCTTCTGGTTCAGCATCTCGATGCGGAATTTCGTGAGGCCCATCTCCGGGCGGCTCTTCGAGGCACGGGCCTCGACGCAGGTCCGCCGTACACGGAGCACATCGTCGACATAGACCGGCTTCTTCCACCGCACTTCGTCCACGCCCGGCGCGCCCATAGAGGCGCTTTCGAGGATGTATCCGTCACACATCATCCGCATCATCATCGCACAGGAATGCCAGCCGCTTGCGCAGAGCCCGCCAAGGATCGACTGCTTCGCCGCTTCCTCGTCGAGATGGAAGGGCTGCGGGTCGAACTCGCTGGCGAATTCGAGTATCTCTTCCTTCGTTACGTGCTTCTCGCCGAATTCGACGGTTTCACCGACGGGGAAATCTTCCCAGAAATATTTTGGAGTCTTGGACTGCATTTATCCTCCGTCGCGGGCGGTAGGAAGGCGGGGATTACCTGTTTTCGACTCGAAAAAGCGGTCCGCCATTTTCCTCGAAACCGGGGATAACAAATCTCTCCGGCGGGAGATTTGTCATTTGTGACGGTCTTGTAACAGTTCGATGACAGTCACGGTGCTTATCCCCGTTTCAGGCCCTCGAAAAATCTTGTCCTCGCCCTTCAGGCGCGTGTCGAAATGCCGTCTTCGTCCTCTAGTTCGCGAAGCGGAAATGCATCACATCGCCGTCCTGAACCACATATTCCTTGCCCTCGAGACGCATCTTGCCTGCGTCCTTCGCCCCTTGTTCGCCATTCAGCGCAATATAGTCGTCATAGGCAATCGTCTCGGCACGGATGAAACCTTTTTCAAAGTCCGTGTGGATGACACCGGCAGCCGCGGGCGCGCGCGTGCCTCGCGTAATCGTCCATGCGCGCGTCTCCTTCGGTCCCACCGTGAAATAGGTGATGAGGTCGAGCAGCGCATAGCCGACGCGGATGAGGCGCGACAGGCCGGGCTCCGTCAGTCCCAGTGTTTCCAGATATTCGGTGCGGTCTTCGGCTGGAAGCTGCGCCACTTCCTCCTCGATGCGGGCGGATATGACGACGGATTGCGAGCCTTCCGCTTTCGCCTTTTCTTCCAC
Above is a window of Parvibaculum lavamentivorans DS-1 DNA encoding:
- a CDS encoding MaoC family dehydratase → MQSKTPKYFWEDFPVGETVEFGEKHVTKEEILEFASEFDPQPFHLDEEAAKQSILGGLCASGWHSCAMMMRMMCDGYILESASMGAPGVDEVRWKKPVYVDDVLRVRRTCVEARASKSRPEMGLTKFRIEMLNQKDEVVLTSIGWAMYGRRHPAGEAN
- a CDS encoding dienelactone hydrolase family protein — its product is MAHKGKTITLKSGDGADILCYHVKAEGTRPNGKKAGLVLIMEIFGVTDHIKDLCDEYAARGYDVLAPQLYDRHVKDFQATYEQADIQKSLELRAKNPYENTVLDAQMCIDKLRADGCEKVFITGYCYGGTVSWVAACRASGLDAASCYYGGAIKDFIGETPKCPTICHFGEKDHGIPMEDVRRIDAAHPEVKVYVYDADHGFNSDRRNNYDKASAELALERTLALFDGA
- a CDS encoding MaoC family dehydratase, which produces MPWFEDIEVGTRTELGTYTFTEEEIVAFARKYDPQVFHTDPEAAKAGPFGGLVASGWHTTATWMKMMIRARTGREEPADADGRKPPAGGPSPGFLDLKWPTPVRPGDRISYSSTVSEKLDMRSRPDWGIVRSHNVGVNQNGETVLTFTGQGLVQRRNPAK